From a single Brassica rapa cultivar Chiifu-401-42 chromosome A01, CAAS_Brap_v3.01, whole genome shotgun sequence genomic region:
- the LOC103839946 gene encoding alpha-L-fucosidase 2, translated as MAEKSSFFVHFTILLLILIITITCCEGGRNPVRRSSGRTLMDGHDLSRPLKLTFAGPSRNWTDAIPIGNGRLGATIWGGVSSETLNINEDTIWTGVPADYTNPNAPEALAQVRKLVDERKYPEATSEAVKLSGHPSDVYQLVGDLNLQFDSSHRKYTQASYRRELDLETALAKVSYSVGAVEFSREFFASHPDQVIVLKISSSKPGSLSFKASFDSDLHHHSETKGNQILMQGSCRPKRLPVNLSKSINATNIPYDDHKGLQFAAALEVRVSSGGSVSSLGGKKLSVEKADWAVLVLTAASNFDGPFTMPVDSKRDPSKECVDRISSVQRYSYSDLYGRHLGDYQKLFNRVSLQLSGGGNKTEAASTAERVRSFRKDEDPSLVELLFQYGRYLLISSSRPGTQVANLQGIWNRDIQPPWDGAPHLNINLQMNYWHSLPANIMECQEPLFDYMSALAINGRKTAQVNYGASGWVAHQVSDIWAKTSPDRGEAVWALWPMGGAWLCTHAWEHYTYTMDKEFLKKKGYPLLEGCTSFLLDWLIKGKDGYLQTNPSTSPEHMFTSPDGKPASVSYSSTMDIAIVKEVFSAIVSASEVLGKTNDTLIAKVIAAQGNLPPTRLSKDGSIMEWAEDFEDPEVHHRHVSHLFGLFPGHSITLEKSPELAKAVEVSLKKRGEEGPGWSTTWKAALWARLHNSEHAYRLVTHIFDLVDPLNERNYEGGLYTNLFTAHPPFQIDANFGFSAAVAEMLVQSTTKDLYLLPALPADKWPNGYVKGLRARGGVTVNIRWTEGSLVEFGLSSEQSVSTRIVYRGNSVATTLSPGKVFTFDKDLKCIRTEKL; from the exons ATGGCGGAGAAGTCGAGCTTCTTCGTCCATTTCACCATTCTTCTTCTCATACTGATTATAACAATAACATGTTGCGAGGGAGGGAGGAATCCTGTGCGGCGTTCATCGGGGAGAACATTGATGGACGGCCACGATCTCTCGAGGCCTCTGAAGCTGACGTTTGCTGGTCCTTCTCGGAACTGGACTGACGCCATTCCCATCGGCAATGGCCGTCTCGGAGCTACGATCTGGGGAGGCGTCTCCTCCGAGACTCTCAACATCAATG AGGACACGATTTGGACTGGAGTACCAGCTGATTACACAAACCCGAATGCTCCAGAAGCATTAGCACAAGTCAGGAAGCTTGTTGATGAAAGAAAATACCCTGAAGCTACTTCAGAAGCTGTCAAATTATCAGGCCATCCTTCTGAt GTTTATCAGCTAGTGGGAGATTTGAATCTACAGTTTGACAGTTCCCACCGTAAGTACACTCAAGCATCTTACCGCCGTGAACTCGATTTGGAAACAGCACTAGCTAAAGTAAGCTACTCTGTCGGCGCTGTGGagttctcaagagagttcttcgCTTCTCATCCGGATCAAGTGATCGTACTCAAGATCTCTTCAAGCAAACCGGGGTCACTCTCTTTCAAAGCATCTTTCGACAGCGACTTGCACCATCACTCGGAGACTAAAGGGAACCAGATTCTGATGCAAGGAAGCTGCCGCCCCAAGCGTCTCCCCGTGAACTTGAGCAAAAGCATCAACGCCACGAATATACCTTACGATGATCACAAAGGTTTGCAGTTCGCTGCCGCTCTAGAAGTGAGAGTAAGCAGTGGCGGCTCTGTGTCTTCCTTGGGCGGCAAGAAACTAAGCGTTGAGAAAGCAGACTGGGCGGTTCTGGTTCTGACGGCTGCGTCTAACTTCGACGGTCCGTTTACCATGCCGGTTGATTCCAAGAGAGACCCCTCTAAGGAATGCGTTGACagaatcagctcggttcagagATACTCCTACTCTGATCTTTACGGTCGTCATTTGGGAGATTATCAGAAGCTTTTCAACCGAGTCTCTCTGCAACTCTCAGGTGGTGGTAATAAAACAGAAGCAGCTTCAACTGCTGAAAGGGTGAGATCGTTTAGAAAGGATGAGGATCCTTCGTTGGTGGAGCTTTTGTTCCAGTACGGTCGGTACCTTCTTATATCTTCTTCGAGGCCTGGAACTCAGGTGGCTAACTTGCAGGGGATATGGAATAGGGACATTCAGCCGCCGTGGGA TGGTGCTCCTCATCTGAACATTAATCTCCAGATGAACTATTGGCATTCTCTTCCTGCTAATATCATGGAATGCCAAGAACCTTTGTTTGATTACATGTCTGCTTTAGCTATCAATGGCCGCAAGACAGCACAA GTGAACTACGGAGCAAGTGGTTGGGTGGCACATCAAGTATCAGACATATGGGCGAAAACTTCACCGGATAGAGGTGAGGCAGTGTGGGCTCTCTGGCCAATGGGTGGAGCTTGGCTCTGCACTCATGCATGGGAGCATTATACATACACAATGGACAAG GAATTTCTTAAAAAGAAAGGGTATCCATTGTTGGAAGGATGCACATCGTTTCTTTTGGACTGGCTAATCAAAGGCAAAGACGGATATCTTCAGACTAACCCTTCCACATCCCCTGAGCATATGTTCACATCTCCAGATGGCAAACCCGCCAGCGTTAGCTACTCATCAACCATGGACATTGCCATTGTAAAAGAAGTCTTCTCTGCTATTGTTTCCGCATCAGAG gTTTTGGGGAAAACGAATGATACTCTTATAGCAAAAGTCATTGCTGCACAAGGAAACCTTCCACCCACTAGACTATCAAAGGACGGTTCTATAATGGAATGGGCAGAGGACTTTGAGGACCCTGAGGTGCATCATAGACACGTTTCACATCTCTTTGGTCTGTTCCCTGGTCACTCAATCACACTTGAGAAGTCTCCTGAACTTGCTAAAGCAGTGGAAGTGTCACTTAAGAAAAGAG GAGAGGAAGGACCAGGTTGGTCCACCACTTGGAAAGCTGCCTTGTGGGCAAGGCTTCACAATAGTGAGCACGCGTATCGATTGGTTACTCATATTTTTGATCTGGTGGATCCGTTAAACGAACGTAACTATGAAGGAGGACTCTATACTAACTTGTTCACAGCTCACCCGCCCTTCCAGATCGATGCCAACTTTGG ATTCTCAGCAGCTGTAGCTGAAATGTTAGTGCAGAGCACAACGAAGGATCTGTATTTACTACCGGCGCTTCCTGCGGATAAATGGCCTAACGGTTATGTGAAAGGGCTGAGGGCACGTGGCGGTGTGACAGTGAACATAAGGTGGACGGAAGGGAGCCTTGTGGAGTTTGGTCTTTCGTCGGAACAGAGTGTGTCTACCAGAATAGTGTACAGAGGAAACTCTGTGGCTACCACATTGTCGCCAGGGAAAGTCTTTACTTTTGACAAAGATTTGAAATGCATTCGGACAGAGAAGTTATAG
- the LOC103840151 gene encoding 3-ketoacyl-CoA synthase 16 translates to MYSLTKLCFIPLMSAIAMKASRLSTQDLHNCYLYLEKNHTSLTMFTISLILGWILYIMNRPQTVYLVDFSCYLPPSHLKVSVKKIMSHVRVIREQGMWAKTGEHDYLMDFVEKILERSGLGQETYIPEGLHCLPLEQTMAGSRKETTDVILGAVDNVLRNTGVSPSDIGILVVNSSTFNPTPSLATIIVNKYKLRDNIKSLNLGGMGCSAGVIAIDVAKSLLQVHRNTYALVVSTENITQNLYLGNNKSMLVTNCLFRVGGAAVLLSNMSKDRKRAKYKLVHTVRVHTGSDDRSYGCALQEDDEDGLVGVSLSKDLPMVAARTLKINIATLGPLVLPIREKLRFFVTFVRKKFFNPKIKHYMPDFKLAFEHFCIHAGGRALIDELEKNLHLSPLHVEASRMTLHRFGNTSSSSIWYELAYTEAKGRMKKGDRIWQIALGSGFKCNSSVWVALRNVKPSANNPWEDCLHKYPVEIDI, encoded by the coding sequence ATGTATTCCTTAACAAAGCTCTGTTTCATCCCATTGATGTCTGCTATAGCCATGAAAGCTTCTCGTCTCTCCACACAAGATCTCCACAATTGTTACCTCTACCTAGAAAAAAACCACACTTCCCTAACCATGTTCACCATATCTCTCATTCTCGGGTGGATACTTTACATTATGAACCGGCCCCAAACCGTTTACCTAGTTGACTTCAGCTGCTACCTCCCACCGTCTCATCTCAAAGTCAGCGTCAAGAAGATCATGAGCCACGTGAGAGTCATACGCGAGCAAGGCATGTGGGCGAAGACAGGCGAGCACGATTACTTGATGGACTTCGTCGAGAAGATTCTAGAACGGTCCGGTCTAGGCCAAGAGACATACATACCTGAAGGTCTACATTGCTTGCCGTTAGAGCAAACGATGGCCGGGTCACGTAAAGAGACTACGGACGTTATACTAGGAGCGGTCGATAATGTTCTCCGCAACACTGGAGTTAGCCCGAGTGATATAGGTATCTTAGTGGTGAACTCTAGCACTTTTAATCCTACTCCTTCGTTAGCTACTATTATTGTTAACAAGTATAAACTTAGGGATAATATAAAGAGCTTGAATCTTGGTGGGATGGGGTGTAGTGCTGGCGTTATAGCTATAGATGTCGCTAAGAGTTTGTTACAAGTTCATAGAAACACTTATGCTCTAGTGGTCAGCACCGAGAACATCACTCAGAACTTGTACTTAGGTAACAACAAATCAATGTTGGTTACAAACTGTTTGTTCCGTGTGGGTGGGGCTGCGGTTTTGCTTTCTAACATGTCTAAAGACCGAAAACGCGCTAAATACAAGCTTGTTCACACGGTGAGGGTCCATACCGGGTCAGATGACCGGTCGTACGGATGTGCTTtacaagaagatgatgaagatggtTTAGTAGGAGTTTCCTTGTCAAAGGATCTACCTATGGTAGCTGCAAGAACCCTAAAGATTAATATCGCAACTTTGGGTCCACTTGTTCTTCCCATACGTGAGAAGCTTCGCTTCTTTGTAACGTTCGTTAGAAAGAAGTTTTTCAACCCCAAGATCAAGCATTACATGCCAGATTTCAAGCTAGCTTTCGAGCATTTTTGCATCCATGCGGGTGGTAGAGCGCTTATAGATGAGCTTGAGAAGAATCTTCATCTATCTCCGCTACATGTGGAAGCCTCGAGAATGACATTACACAGGTTTGGTAATACCTCGTCGAGCTCTATTTGGTACGAGTTGGCTTACACTGAAGCTAAAGGGAGGATGAAGAAAGGAGATAGGATTTGGCAGATTGCATTGGGGTCAGGGTTTAAATGCAATAGTTCTGTTTGGGTGGCTCTTCGTAACGTTAAGCCTTCTGCTAATAATCCTTGGGAAGATTGTCTCCACAAATATCCAGTTGAGATCGACATATGA